ACATCCACTGCGTTTTCGACAATCCAGTCTGTGTTTATCTCAATATCCAGCATCTTGCAAGCTTCTATGAAGCCCATACGTCTCTCTTCTATCGTATAGATCCCCTTTTTATGAAGGACTATTCCGAGTTTTCTGTGACCGTTTTCTTTTAGGTGCAACACTCCTTGAAGAATCGCCTGGCGGTTGTCGAGAGTTACAGAACTGATCCTCTCCATTCCCTCGAGAATTCTGTCGTAGAAAACGACAGGAATGTTTCTCCTGACTGCCTCCCTGTAGAGTTTTGAGTTGTTTCTTCCGTCTTCTCCTTGACAGGGTGAGGAAAGTATCCCCTCTACACCGTGTTCGAGGAGCCATTTGATGTAAACTCTCTCTTTCTCAAAATCCTCACCGATATCGCACACAATAAATTTGTAACCTCTTGGAAAGAGCACGGTCTCGATCCCACTCATAAAATCCAGAAAAAACGGATTCCTGATATCCGAGACAACAAGCCCCACCGTCTGAGTCTTTCTCGTTCTAAGGGATTTTGCCGAAAAATTGGGAATGTAGTTCAATCTCTCGGCAGCATCTACTATCTCCTTCCTCAGGGAGGGACTCACTCCCGGCT
This window of the Mesotoga sp. UBA6090 genome carries:
- a CDS encoding LacI family DNA-binding transcriptional regulator, whose protein sequence is MIKKITIKDIANELNISPSSVSRALSDEPGVSPSLRKEIVDAAERLNYIPNFSAKSLRTRKTQTVGLVVSDIRNPFFLDFMSGIETVLFPRGYKFIVCDIGEDFEKERVYIKWLLEHGVEGILSSPCQGEDGRNNSKLYREAVRRNIPVVFYDRILEGMERISSVTLDNRQAILQGVLHLKENGHRKLGIVLHKKGIYTIEERRMGFIEACKMLDIEINTDWIVENAVDVERASLSLESVLRSNRRPNAIISTNQFLNEVIVGTVRRMGLKIPHDLSIVGFDDHSMNELIEPPLTTIRQPVKDIGRIAATLLLSEIDGTRGDKSKVVLKAELLKRESVSKLI